In Myotis daubentonii chromosome 16, mMyoDau2.1, whole genome shotgun sequence, one DNA window encodes the following:
- the NT5C3B gene encoding 7-methylguanosine phosphate-specific 5'-nucleotidase isoform X2: protein MAEEVSPLMKATVLMRQPGRVQEIVGALRRGGRDRLQVISDFDRTLSRFAYNGKPCPSSYNILDNSKIISEECREKLKALLHQYYPIEIDPRRTAQEKSPHMVEWWTKAHDLLCQQKIQKSQIAQVVRESNAMLREGYKAFFNTLYQNNIPLFIFSAGIGDILEEIIRQMKVFHPNIHIVSNYMDFDEDGFLQGFKGQLIHTYNKNSSVCKDSSYFQQLQGKTNVVLLGDTMGDLTMADGVPGVENILKIGFLNDKVEEQRERYMASYDIVLEKDETLDVVNGLLQHILHQGDWVEMQGS from the exons ATGGCGGAGGAG GTGAGCCCCCTGATGAAGGCCACGGTGCTGATGCGGCAGCCCGGGCGGGTGCAGGAGATCGTGGGCGCCCTCCGCAGGGGCGGGCGAGACCGCCTACAG gtcatttctgattttgacaGGACCTTGAGCAGGTTTGCCTATAATGGAAAGCCATGCCCTTCTTCCTACA ATATCCTGGATAACAGCAAGATCATCAGTGAGGAGTGCCGGGAGAAG CTGAAAGCGCTGCTTCACCAGTATTACCCAATTGAGATTGACCCACGCCGGACCGCCCAAGAGAAGTCACCTCATATGGTGGAGTG GTGGACCAAAGCACACGACCTCCTGTGTCAGCAGAAGATTCAGAAGTCGCAGATAGCCCAGGTGGTCAGAGAGTCCAACGCAATGCTTAG GGAGGGATACAAGGCGTTCTTCAACACCCTCTACCAAAATAACATCCCCCTCTTCATCTTTTCCGCGGGCATTGGTGATATCCTGGAGGAAATTATCCGGCAGATGAAAGTGTTTCACCCCAACATCCACATTGTGTCTAACTACATGGATTTTGACGAAGAT GGTTTCCTACAGGGATTCAAGGGCCAGctcatacacacatacaacaAGAACAGCTCCGTGTGCAAGGACTCCAGTTACTTCCAGCAGCTGCAGGGCAAAACCAACGTCGTCCTGCTGGGGGACACCATGGGGGACCTCACCATGGCCGACGGGGTCCCGGGTGTGGAGAACATTCTGAAGATCGGCTTCCTGAATGACAAG GTGGAGGAGCAGCGGGAGCGCTACATGGCCTCCTATGACATTGTGCTGGAGAAGGACGAGACGCTGGACGTGGTCAACGGGCTGCTGCAGCACATCCTGCACCAGGGGGACTGGGTGGAGATGCAGGGCTCCTGA
- the KLHL10 gene encoding kelch-like protein 10, whose protein sequence is MEMENKAASTRFHQPHMERKMSAMTCEIFNELRLEGKLCDVVIKVNGFEFNAHKNILCSCSSYFRALFTSGWNNTEKKVYNIPGISPDMMKLIIEYAYTRTVPITPDNVEKLLAAADQFNIMGIVRGCCEFLKSELCLDNCIGICKFTDYYYCPELRQKAYMFILHNFEEMVKVSAEFLELSVTELKDIIEKDELNVKQEDAVFEAILKWIAHDSQNRKQHISVLLPKVRLALMHAEYFMNNVKMNDYVKDSEECKPVIINALKAMYDLNMNGPSNSDFTNPLTRPRLPYAILFAIGGWSGGSPTNAIEAYDARADRWVNVTCEEESPRAYHGAAYLKGYVYIIGGFDSVDYFNSVKRFDPVKKTWHQVAPMHSRRCYVSVTVLSNFIYAMGGFDGYVRLNTAERYEPETNQWTLIAPMHEQRSDASATTLYGKVYICGGFNGNECLFTAEVYNTESNQWTVIAPMRSRRSGIGVIAYGEHVYAVGGFDGANRLRSAEAYSPVANTWRTIPTMFNPRSNFGIEVVDDLLFVVGGFNGFTTTFNVECYDEKTDEWYDAHDMSIYRSALSCCVVPGLANVGEYAARRDNFTGLALRDEVKYSASTSTLPV, encoded by the exons ATGGAGATGGAGAACAAGGCGGCCTCCACACGTTTCCACCAACCTCACATGGAGAGGAAGATGAGTGCGATGACCTGTGAGATCTTCAACGAGCTGAGGCTGGAGGGCAAGCTCTGCGACGTGGTCATCAAGGTCAATGGCTTTGAGTTCAATGCCCACAAGAACATCCTCTGTAGCTGCAGTTCCTACTTTAG AGCTTTGTTTACAAGTGGCTGGAACAACACTGAAAAGAAGGTATACAACATTCCTGGCATCTCCCCCGACATGATGAAACTAATTATTGAATATGCGTATACCAGGACCGTCCCTATCACACCTGACAACGTGGAGAAGCTGCTGGCTGCTGCGGACCAATTTAACATCATGGGCATCGTGAGGGGTTGCTGTGAGTTCCTCAAGTCAGAGCTGTGTCTGGATAATTGTATCGGCATCTGCAAGTTCACAGACTACTACTACTGCCCGGAACTCAGGCAGAAGGCCTACATGTTCATACTGCACAACTTCGAGGAGATGGTGAAAGTCTCGGCCGAGTTTTTGGAGCTCTCAGTCACTGAACTGAAGGATATCATTGAGAAAGATGAGCTAAACGTCAAACAAGAAGACGCTGTATTTGAGGCCATTTTAAAATGGATTGCTCATGACTCCCAAAATAGGAAGCAGCATATTTCAGTTTTGCTCCCCAAG GTTCGCCTGGCCCTAATGCATGCCGAGTACTTCATGAACAATGTTAAGATGAATGACTATGTCAAAGACAGTGAGGAATGCAAGCCAGTCATCATTAATGCCCTAAAAGCCATGTATGACCTAAACATGAATGGACCCTCTAATTCCGACTTCACCAACCCACTCACCAGGCCCCGCCTACCCTATGCCATCCTATTTGCAATTGGTGGCTGGAGTGGTGGGAGCCCCACCAATGCCATTGAGGCATATGATGCTCGGGCAGACAGATGGGTGAATGTCACTTGTGAAGAAGAAAGTCCCCGTGCCTACCACGGGGCAGCCTATTTGAAAGGCTACGTCTATATCATTGGGGGGTTCGACAGTGTCGACTATTTCAATAGTGTTAAACGTTTTGACCCAGTCAAGAAAACTTGGCACCAGGTAGCGCCGATGCACTCCAGACGTTGCTATGTCAGCGTGACAGTCCTCAGCAATTTCATCTATGCCATGGGAGGATTTGATGGCTACGTGCGTCTCAACACTGCTGAACGTTACGAGCCAGAGACCAATCAATGGACACTCATTGCCCCCATGCACGAACAGAGGAGTGACGCGAGTGCCACAACACTCTACGGAAAG GTCTACATATGTGGTGGGTTCAATGGAAATGAATGCCTGTTCACAGCAGAAGTGTACAACACTGAGAGTAATCAGTGGACAGTCATAGCACCCATGAGAAGCAGGAGGAGTGGAATAGGCGTAATTGCTTATGGAGAACACGTATATGCG GTAGGCGGCTTTGATGGAGCTAATCGACTTAGGAGTGCAGAAGCCTACAGCCCAGTGGCTAACACTTGGCGCACGATCCCCACTATGTTTAATCCTCGTAGCAATTTCGGCATCGAGGTGGTAGACGACCTCTTGTTTGTGGTGGGCGGCTTTAATGGCTTTACCACCACCTTTAATGTTGAGTGCTATGATGAAAAGACCGACGAGTGGTATGATGCCCATGACATGAGTATATATCGCAGTGCTCTGAGCTGCTGTGTGGTACCAGGGCTGGCCAATGTTGGGGAATATGCAGCTAGAAGGGACAACTTCACAGGATTAGCACTGCGAGATGAAGTAAAGTACTCCGCTTCAACAAGTACCTTACCTGTATGA
- the FKBP10 gene encoding peptidyl-prolyl cis-trans isomerase FKBP10: protein MFRGAGSRSPTLLRAPLLQMLLLLVQAVGRGLGRASPAGGPLEDVVIERYHIPRACPREVQRGDFVRYHYNGTFEDGKKFDSSYDRSTLVAIVVGVGRLITGMDRGLMGMCVNERRRLIVPPHLGYGSIGVAGLIPPDATLYFDVVLLDLWNKEDTVQVSTLLRPPHCPRMVQDSDFVRYHYNGTLLDGTAFDSSYSRGGTYDTYVGSGWLIKGMDQGLLSMCPGERRKIIIPPFLAYGEKGYGTVIPPQASLVFHVLLIDVHNPKDTVQLETLELPPGCVRRAAAGDFMRYHYNGSLMDGTLFDSSYSRNHTYNTYVGQGYIIPGMDQGLQGACMGERRRITIPPHLAYGENGTGDKIPGSAVLIFDVHVIDFHNPEDPVEVRTLSRPAEACNETSKSGDFVRYHYNCSLLDGTKLFSSHDYGAPQEATLGANKVIEGLDTGLRGMCVGERRQLVVPPHLAHGESGARGVPGSAVLLFEVELISREEGLPEGYLFVWHQDPPANLFEDLDLNKDGEVPPEEFSTFIKAQVSEGKGRLMPGQDAEKTIGDMFQNQDRNQDGKITSDELKLKTDEDQERVHEEL from the exons ATGTTCCGCGGCGCGGGGTCCcgcagccccaccctcctgcGAGCCCCGCTGCTGCAgatgttgctgctgctggtgcAGGCCGTGGGGAGGGGTCTGGGCCGCGCCAGCCCGGCCGGGGGGCCCCTGGAAGACGTGGTCATCGAGAGGTACCACATCCCCAGGGCCTGCCCCCGCGAGGTGCAGAGGGGGGATTTCGTGCGCTACCACTACAACGGCACTTTTGAGGATGGCAAGAAGTTTGACTCCAG CTATGACCGCAGCACTTTGGTGGCCATCGTGGTGGGTGTGGGACGTCTCATCACCGGCATGGACCGAGGCCTCATGGGCATGTGTGTCAACGAGCGGAGACGCCTCATCGTGCCCCCCCACCTGGGCTATGGCAGCATCGGTGTGG CCGGGCTCATCCCCCCGGATGCCACCCTCTACTTCGACGTGGTCCTGCTGGATCTGTGGAACAAGGAGGACACCGTGCAGGTGAGCACCTTGCTGCGCCCGCCCCACTGCCCCCGCATGGTCCAGGACAGCGACTTTGTCCGCTACCACTACAACGGCACACTGCTGGACGGCACCGCCTTCGACAGCAG CTACAGCAGGGGCGGCACTTACGACACCTACGTCGGCTCTGGCTGGCTGATCAAGGGCATGGACCAGGGGCtgctgagcatgtgccctggagagagaaggaagatcATCATCCCTCCGTTCCTGGCCTATGGCGAGAAGGGCTACG GGACTGTGATCCCCCCGCAGGCCTCCCTGGTCTTCCACGTCCTACTTATCGACGTCCACAACCCGAAGGACACGGTCCAGCTGGAGACGCTGGAGCTCCCGCCGGGCTGTGTCCGGAGAGCCGCGGCCGGGGACTTCATGCGCTACCACTACAACGGCTCGCTGATGGATGGCACCCtcttcgattccag CTACTCCCGCAACCACACGTACAATACCTACGTGGGGCAGGGCTACATCATCCCGGGGATGGACCAGGGCCTGCAGGGCGCCTGCATGGGCGAGCGCCGGAGGATCACCATCCCCCCGCACCTCGCCTACGGGGAGAACGGGACTG GAGACAAGATCCCTGGCTCCGCTGTGCTGATATTTGACGTCCACGTCATCGACTTCCATAACCCCGAGGACCCAGTGGAAGTCAGGACCCTGTCCCGGCCCGCCGAGGCCTGCAACGAGACCAGCAAGTCCGGGGACTTCGTTCGCTACCACTACAACTGCTCTCTGCTGGACGGCACCAAGCTCTTCTCCTC GCATGACTACGGGGCCCCCCAGGAGGCAACTCTGGGGGCCAACAAGGTGATCGAAGGACTGGACACAGGCCTGCGGGgcatgtgtgtgggggagaggcGGCAGCTGGTGGTCCCCCCGCACCTGGCACACGGGGAGAGTGGAG CCCGGGGGGTCCCTGGCAGTGCTGTGCTGCTGTTTGAGGTGGAGCTGATCtcccgggaggaggggctgcccGAAGGCTACCTGTTTGTGTGGCACCAGGACCCTCCCGCCAACCTGTTTGAAGACCTGGAcctcaacaaagatggcgaggtccccccagaggag TTCTCCACCTTCATCAAGGCTCAAGTCAGTGAGGGCAAAGGGCGCCTCATGCCGGGGCAGGACGCGGAGAAAACCATAGGGGACATGTTCCAGAACCAGGACCGCAACCAGGACGGCAAGATCACCAGCGACGAGCTCAAGCTGAAGACGGACGAGGACCAGGAGCGGGTTCACGAGGAGCTCTGA
- the NT5C3B gene encoding 7-methylguanosine phosphate-specific 5'-nucleotidase isoform X1, whose amino-acid sequence MAEEVSPLMKATVLMRQPGRVQEIVGALRRGGRDRLQVISDFDRTLSRFAYNGKPCPSSYNILDNSKIISEECREKLKALLHQYYPIEIDPRRTAQEKSPHMVEWWTKAHDLLCQQKIQKSQIAQVVRESNAMLREGYKAFFNTLYQNNIPLFIFSAGIGDILEEIIRQMKVFHPNIHIVSNYMDFDEDGFLQGFKGQLIHTYNKNSSVCKDSSYFQQLQGKTNVVLLGDTMGDLTMADGVPGVENILKIGFLNDKVPERQRQWAEGGAFQGPSSPLPGRWRSSGSATWPPMTLCWRRTRRWTWSTGCCSTSCTRGTGWRCRAPECAGAACLQAETRRGPPWGLLCGEPGVYRGQLRAPTSCWVLALPSPFPGTFL is encoded by the exons ATGGCGGAGGAG GTGAGCCCCCTGATGAAGGCCACGGTGCTGATGCGGCAGCCCGGGCGGGTGCAGGAGATCGTGGGCGCCCTCCGCAGGGGCGGGCGAGACCGCCTACAG gtcatttctgattttgacaGGACCTTGAGCAGGTTTGCCTATAATGGAAAGCCATGCCCTTCTTCCTACA ATATCCTGGATAACAGCAAGATCATCAGTGAGGAGTGCCGGGAGAAG CTGAAAGCGCTGCTTCACCAGTATTACCCAATTGAGATTGACCCACGCCGGACCGCCCAAGAGAAGTCACCTCATATGGTGGAGTG GTGGACCAAAGCACACGACCTCCTGTGTCAGCAGAAGATTCAGAAGTCGCAGATAGCCCAGGTGGTCAGAGAGTCCAACGCAATGCTTAG GGAGGGATACAAGGCGTTCTTCAACACCCTCTACCAAAATAACATCCCCCTCTTCATCTTTTCCGCGGGCATTGGTGATATCCTGGAGGAAATTATCCGGCAGATGAAAGTGTTTCACCCCAACATCCACATTGTGTCTAACTACATGGATTTTGACGAAGAT GGTTTCCTACAGGGATTCAAGGGCCAGctcatacacacatacaacaAGAACAGCTCCGTGTGCAAGGACTCCAGTTACTTCCAGCAGCTGCAGGGCAAAACCAACGTCGTCCTGCTGGGGGACACCATGGGGGACCTCACCATGGCCGACGGGGTCCCGGGTGTGGAGAACATTCTGAAGATCGGCTTCCTGAATGACAAG GTGCCTGAGAGGCAGCGGCAGTGGGCAGAAGGCGGGGCGTTTCAGGGACCCTCGTCTCCCCTCCCCGGCAGGTGGAGGAGCAGCGGGAGCGCTACATGGCCTCCTATGACATTGTGCTGGAGAAGGACGAGACGCTGGACGTGGTCAACGGGCTGCTGCAGCACATCCTGCACCAGGGGGACTGGGTGGAGATGCAGGGCTCCTGAGTGCGCAGGCGCGGCCTGTCTGCAGGCGGAGACACGGAGGGGGCCTCCGTGGGGGCTGCTCTGCGGTGAGCCTGGTGTGTACAGAGGGCAGCTCAGGGCGCCCACAAGCTGCTGGGTCCtcgcccttccctcccctttccctggcACATTCCTGTGA